A stretch of Melospiza melodia melodia isolate bMelMel2 chromosome 24, bMelMel2.pri, whole genome shotgun sequence DNA encodes these proteins:
- the LOC134428750 gene encoding CMRF35-like molecule 1: MQLLPLLAWALLPGCGALTGSGTVRGFMGGSLSVTCTYRPGLEKFPKFWCIPSAWTVYTCAEDIVITSESQPEVVRGRFSIRDNRAHRAFTVTVGDLSMEDAGTFLCGVRRGILLRDDSAAVKVIVLPASSIPPSSTYVTTTSSDLILSVPGHTQTICQEEILQSTSNPSTPEPLSVVEHILTPAIIVVLFLLAVAAGVLVILSRKKKATSMLRPALSGAAIEMDRTCSMSPTGTEALNYADLTHGPAESPYSNAEDLHRLERLPVEYTEVRQSAQLSEEEKEALYARVQKPKPQQEQIYANMPSAPRPSEEPYGTVWGR, from the exons GCTGCGGGGCACTGACGGGCTCCGGCACCGTGAGGGGGTTCATGGGCGGTTCCCTGTCGGTCACCTGCACGTACCGGCCGGGCTTGGAGAAGTTCCCGAAGTTCTGGTGCATACCAAGTGCATGGACGGTTTATACCTGTGCTGAGGACATCGTCATCACCTCGGAGTCGCAGCCCGAGGTCGTGCGGGGCCGGTTCTCCATCCGGGACAACCGCGCACACCGGGCATTCACGGTGACCGTGGGTGATCTGTCCATGGAGGACGCGGGCACCTTCCTCTGTGGGGTGCGAAGGGGAATACTTTTGCGTGATGATAGCGCTGCTGTGAAGGTGATCGTGCTCCCAG CTTCTTCCATCCCCCCATCATCGACCTACGTGACCACCACGTCCTCTGATCTCATTCTGTCTGTACCAGGCCACACACAGACAATTTGCCAGGAGGAAATTTTGCAATCAACATCAAACCCCTCCACCCCTGAACC CTTGAGCGTGGTTGAGCACATCCTCACTCCAGCCATCATTGTGGTCCTTTTTTTGCTTGCAGTGGCTGCTGGTGTTCTAGTAATACTCTCCAGAAAGAAGAAGG CCACATCCATGCTTCGTCCAGCCCTTTCTGGAGCAGCCATAGAGATGGACAGGACTTGCAGCATGTCACCTACA GGAACAGAAGCCTTGAACTATGCAGATCTTACCCACGGCCCGGCTGAGAGCCCGTACAGCAATGCTGAGGATTTGCACCGCCTGGAAAGGCTCCCAGTGGAGTACACAGAGGTCAGGCAGAGTGCTCAG CTttcagaagaggaaaaagaggCGTTATATGCCAGAGTGCAGAAGCCCAAGCCGCAGCAGGAGCAGATCTACGCCAACATGCCATCAGCTCCACGGCCCAGTGAAGAGCCCTACGGCACAGTGTGGGGTAGATGA